In the genome of Harmonia axyridis chromosome 4, icHarAxyr1.1, whole genome shotgun sequence, the window AGTAAATTTATTAATCAATCTAACAATTGATCGAAATTTAAAATCGAGAACTTCATTCAAACGGATTATAGATCTTTGCCAAAAAAAGGTCAAATCGTCTGGAGCGAAATTCAAAAGGTTTCCGTAGAATCAATTTTGACCTCTTGTAGAGCGAAGAATTAGAATGTGGTCTGAGTCTCAATTGTAGGttatataggtatataattttcattcatcGTTACTCGTATAGGTATTCATTTACAATTCATTCTTTATTAAACACTATTTTTAGTATTTATCAATATATACTTATTATTGTATATACgctatttttgtatatttctatattttgtatattttttttgaatgagaGGGCTAGAATCCACTTCTCAGTACACAAACATACCTAAAAAAATTCACAGAAGTTGTTCAACTCTGCACATTGAGAACTTGCTATTTTCAATATGATAACAGATTTTACCAAAAATTAATGGAGTAGCTATGGCCTATGGGTAGCCGAATTTCCATTACAATAGCTCAATTGGTAATGGCACATCTccaagataataataattttattgaattaaacGTATGATATCACGATTTTCGAAAGGTATGTAGATAATTGTTTAATTATTACATCAGAAGAACAAATTGAGAAGATAATGGATGACTTGAAGagaaaataactaaaaaaaaaccaaaacgtTGAGAAAAGCCATACACTCAAATAGAATACTTGATGACAACTCGATATATAACATCAGACAAATAAAGGCAGTTGCAGTTAATTACATAGATCGAGCAATCAAACTTACGTCACCAACTTTTAGAccgattattttattatgatcaAGTAGCATCCTTACTAATTAGAAACAATTATCCATAAAAACTAATAAACATATACTTTAAAACACAATAAATACTCCAGCCTCGACTCCAGCACAACAAAAGATCTAACAACATAATCCGATATCCCATGTTATTTATGAGATATCTACTATGCAATGAATGAAGTGGAGTATACATAGAACAAACACAACAAAAATTATGTGACATAATAAAATACCACAGAGAGCCATATACAAAACATATCGTGGATAATAAACTCACATTCAATTTCAAAGGAATGAAAATAttagataatgaaaacaataaaaaactaGAGAATTCCTCGAAATGATTTACATTAAACAAAATCACAATTCGATCAAAGATAAAACAGACATAAAGGAATTCAACACTATTcaacattaataaaaaaacgAAAAGTAAATACACAAACACGTTAGAGAAAAAGGAGAAACCATAGTTTTGAACATTTGGTACTCAtgatattcaattaatttaaaaCATAAGGTGATACGTTGAGGTTGACTATCTCGATAGGTATACGAAACGAATAAGgagttgttatttattatagtaCCCAAAGAGGTTATGGATCTCATACCTGTTTTTTTAAATCTATAATgtttgtaatttattatttttgaatattgaaaaagggTTTTAGCCGAAACATTTGTATAATTGTGACTGTAATAAGAATCGTAATAAAAATGTTTTAGTAAAAAATCATCccaaataatcaaatatctaaCAAATTCGAcgtaatatttaataataataaaatttgtttttgaaaagaATTGAATGTCCCCCCTATTTTGAATACTTCagatgtttttttatttattattgtagtGTTATTTACTTTTTCATCGTTATTATCAATGAAAGTAATTTATAACACAAtagcagaaggcattgatattcttcgaTATTCTTCAGTGGAGAATTTTCCAATGAATGAGTGGTGGAATgatcttctgtacgagtattatacattattctcTCTAATTCtctgaattttcatttacattgatgaaatatttccatgaatatcgttAAGTGATTGAGCCAAATGGGgcttggtagaacagttttctgaaTCACAAATTTGAAGATAATAGGTAATTCCCAGGCTgaagagttccgagtaccatcatataataataaaataaaaccatgaaatctgtgtaaaTCTGTGAAAATTAGAAATAGGTTATTATCGCAATATCCAAACTAAAATACCCTGCAAATGGGTGTGGCTCTATACTTCCCCGTCCTACGCTGCTGATAAGTCGCGACTCCACAGTACACTGTTCTTGcaacatattcaaaaaactGAATTTCATCAGAATTACAACGGAAAATTAAGCTTTCTTAATTTGTGTCCCAAAATTCGATGAAATCATCTCGAAAATTAAGAAACTCCAAACAAGTAGcccttatctttttttttcgaaatattaatagcgtattcgactggctggaccaatgcgaattaattcgaatttttgtagagctaaatgTTCGAATTAATttgcactggtgcagccagtcgaatacgctattagaTTTCAGAAAGTAgttcatagatatcttgattcgttctcgaattGCGGGGCGATTCTAAAAAATGACTTTGAATATTTcgttatatcttggtttctgttcgatatattccaattctaaaaatatttttcagtaatttttattgttcataTCATACTCATGacatatcgaaaaaattaattacggttttagagatatagaggagattATATGGGAGACATCCAATATTTGTCGGAGCAGTTTTTAAGCCGCAGATTTTTCGAAAAGCATCTCGTTATCGGTTATCAAAAATGTCattcgaaatatcaaatttatttatataaacaCCCAATTTTAGTGTATTTTTGTGTATTtcagaagtcacagactacttccACTCAGTGAGAAATCGCGGTCTGCGGTTCCTCCTCATTTTAAGTTCTCCCTTGATAACTctcaaagttttcattttaggtatagggttgtCTCTTAAGCAAACCCTCTTCTTTTTATACATAGAATTCACtcaaggaatgaaaaaattaggttgtatattgaaaatcttgaattttaatgaatcctagttgtccaagttcatgatctttccATAtcatcctgtacatttttggcccgAACCGCAAATAGTCTTATAATACAACGTATTGGCAGGAGAGCAAATTAAAGTTTTTTCGGAAGAaactttttctgcttcaatattcgaaaaaatgtgagtcctcgtagGCACCTTAGTTGACTTTTCACTCAAGTTATgggatattgctgaaattatcatcaaataagctatctataatgatgcaataatatactgaatgtgtaatttgaaataagaaagtagaagtctgtttctggtataactggaagttgtagatatctgaaaatatttcaggggaAATAATCATTGTCTGAAacctcaacatgcaaattttgatCACACATTTATGATTAGAatctataaacgtctaataggccatcgcggtgaatcactctgtatcaACATCTTATTAGTAAGTTAAAATTCGTTCAGAGCATCGATCAATTTGTGTTTTACACCTTACACTACCGATAAGTTTCTTAGGTACATCGAAATGAAAACcatataagaatttttttattcatagtgaaaatataaaaacatcTAAATTTTGACATTCGTCCGCTGTTACCATTTAAAATTCTTGAGGAGGTCTCACCCGCTTCTTATGATCATGGTCCTTATGGGGATGATTACAAAGCCATAAATCAATCACACTCGCAATCACAAGATATCTACCTATAAACAAAATTTGACCTGTCTCTGTTTCCACAAAACCATaattatttgattgatttttgatcaaactataaaaatcatcaaaagtttcaatttCACACGAAAAATCAAGTTATAACTTATAATACCACAATATTACGgaataatcagttataatatcacaagagcatagacaatattcgattatatacCGATTCACGATACgtaattcgcgaaacatcacgagaacGCAGCTCGAGTTGTATTTCGCGaaatacgtcgagtgaagaggttcgtataatcgaaatatattgtctatgctcgagtggtattcgttacgattatagaacgaatattttcaataactataactaaagcactgcattttgaaattcaatgacatttcactgagcttgatatttattttttggcaggaggcgaaacaccaaaacgattataccacgcgTCGTCGTCAtaagtatattcacttatcaatacgccgtaactatgggaaatttacggattctattggttcatcaaaacataAGTTGTATaatcaccgttagatttttcaaacatttcaacattttgaaattgataaatgttgatCTTTAAATgcgaccaaaaaaaaaatataactttattaaatccggagaccttggagACCACCGCATTATCAAGTTCACATATTAttatagataggcacttggttgatttgccgtgtgaaactgaaacgtTTGATGATCTTCATAGTTGGCTAAGAAATGTATAtaccatatttatattatagagggaaaaattattcgttttttttttcttagggAAATTGTATGGTATACATTCAAagaacacaagtttgtattataacttcaaaactaatggcaatgaaaaataaattagtaCACCATTCTACTAAAATAAGTGCCTGTAGAATGATTTTGTGATTAGcgccaataataaagaagttatgaggaATTTcttttcacgccattttccaattttctctgaTAGCTTTCAAACAGTTGAATTTTAGGAGGGGGTGATTTCCTCCAAAATAATTCACTCAAAAATCGATCCCGGAaatgtgtcattcatttttttctagctcaaaggggttCTGAGATCCCCCCACTTGATAACGAATATGTGACACCCGATACATGTTAACCTATGGAAGTTCTGAACGGgcatttcatttctttttttagGCTTTATCCTATTGTAATGGGATGAAGAGTAAAAAAGTaaaagttttttaaaaattaaactaaatgCATCTACCTAATCCAATTGGCCAAATTTcagttttacaattttttcagcTACCATACCAAAATGCGGTGGATGTCATGAACTTATACTAGACAGATTTATATTAAAAGTAGCAGATAGAACATGGCACGCCAAATGTCTTCAATGCAGCGAATGCAGGATACAGTTGACAGATAAATGTTTTGCAAGGAATGGACAGCTATTTTGTAAGGAAGACTTTTTTAAGTAAGTATCAGCTTTGGTTAGTGCCATAAGAATATATTGCATTGGGGAGAGACTTGTTTTTGAGGATATCCATCAAATTCTTCCTTGATGCTGAAGTTGTAGTAAGCACTATAATCCACAAAATCGATGTTCTCATATTCAAAAACTAAAGTTATCAAATATGAATTTTGGTTTCTTAAGATAACTACATCAATGTCGAAACGATTCGTTAAACGCTTATGAAGATTTTGTGAATAAGAGTGTAGTTAATACAACTTCAGTATAATGTTAAACTCCACAAACTCAATTTTCCTTGATGGACCACATGTTTCTCTATTTGTTTATTGTGTCTTTTTTATAGAAGTTTTAGGCATTTCAGAATAAAAATACCTTCTCATCGTTCAACCTATTTTGTTTATAGATATGCCTGGGTTTTTAAGATAGATAATGGGGATTATTAATAACCCTCTCACAATGTAAATTACAGCCATAGCTTTTTCAAGTAAgcaaagggttttccaatgagaggtttgaTTACGACtggcccgctatctgggcaactATCAGTTTTGAAGATGTTttcatttgacatttgacaaggaaaaactacgccattaccaAAAATGAAAGATAcgattcaacaacgcattgaaattgttatcgcTCAGAACAAGTGAGAGATAGAGTTGGAcctaaattattccaaaattaatacagtgaatggattgcgctaccgagctatgattaatgatttttgtaCACAGAATTGAAATCCTATCCtaaatggatagcttggaaaccaccatgaaatttataaatcggacaattattcaccaagtggtcaatggtttcttctacaccacactcacatagtgggctatcaatagaatgccatttgaaaagggtactattacaacgaccatgaccagttctaagtcgatttaaaatacaccaaattttcctaggaatattgaaacctagaactttttctgaaggatcaactaTAAGACGttgaagacgttagaagaagtccatcccgaacgccaaatttccttgtcgctttcattggattgaaggaaggtattagtccataaaggtttgcgtgatttcaatctagcagttctagaatctgggaaataggataatacaattggaaatgagttcgggtagaaatgaaatttatcccaagatttcttgactgcaacctgtctacgaatatgaggcggaactatatgtgatagcaccggtaaccaatctaaaggtgtagatctaatagtagtaacaaagatgaaatatatctaAATTTATCCTTaatgtttcaatgaaaaaaaggcAAAACCAATTTTACTTTTAGTCACACCGCTGAATGGGTAATCGAATGGTCTTTCATTTGATGTAGCACAATCAATATTTTCCTGTTTGACAAAAAGTTGTGGTGATTAGGGAGTGGGGGTAAGAAATATCAGATTTGAAAATGCATTGATGCGGCCGACAAGACGGTGCAACGTGCCAtataagcaacgaaacaataaaAGTTTCTCGAAAGGGTAAACACAATTGGGCAccgagatcttatgatttaacacctttagacttctTCCTCTGAGGCCAAGTGAAAAATAATGTAACGCGCAGTAACGCATTTTCGGGGATTTCAGATTTTATGTTTAGAGCTTGTAAAATAGATATCCACATCTATTTgagtttctatttttttattattatgagaATTTATTAAGTCTTATGTGAAAATATCGTTATTTTTGGTCAGTAATTCAGTAATTGCCTTGTAGCCGTCGCAATGCTTCGTAATATAACTCTATATAAAAGTGGAATTCTTGATGTTATCGAGTAGATACAGTCGTTaatgtcatgaaaaattttatgaaaagtatATGGTGCTGCATCTGTAGCCGTGGCGGCAATTTTGCTAATTTCGTTTTCTATTGTTAATGCTATTCTTTCCTTTACTGGTAGATTCTTTCATTTAGTAACTACTGTAACAACATGACGTCATAAATCTCTGATTTCATTACAATGAAATCTTCCTAAATGATAGTATAAAGAAgttcaaattgaaaatcactaattcaacaaaaaaaaactgaattataTACTACggaacaattattatttattcagatTATTCGTTGGTTATTCGACCATCTCCAATTAGACTATGAAAGTTTTCATCAACTCAATGCTAATACGAGTAGATCGGGGCTTAATTTTGATGGCATCAATTAATCACCAATCAAACTCGGGAAAATGGAATCTTCCAATACTTCCAGTGCTTCATTCAGACCAGCAATCCAAACATTAATTACTCTCTGAAGCGTCGCCAATTTCCCCAATAACCAAATTGAAAAGAATCCTGATGACTGGAGATCGAACATTTTGGGCTTCTCTCCTCTAGTCCCCTCCTCTCTCTCTTTGCAATATAACATTAGTAGctaattgaaaaatgaagtagCGTAGTTCAGATGTAACAATGCAGCTCTTCTATTTGTTGCGTACTGTGGGTGCAGACGATTCGGCACGAAGTGTGCAAGTTGTGACCTCGGCATACCTCCAACGCAGGTCGTGAGGAGGGCCCAAGACAGCGTTTATCATTTGCAGTGCTTCTCGTGCATCATCTGCTCCAGACAGCTGAATACGGGGGATGAATTCTACCTGATGGAGGACAGAAAACTGGTCTGCAAACCCGACTATGAGGCAGCTAAGTCAAAGGGTAAGCATTAGTTATTCCTGCGGATTATTCTCCATCCAAATACATAGAATCATTACTCCAAGGGAACGAAACTTACCCAATCGATTTGTGAAGAGGAGATTTGTATCCCTTACCTTTActatgtatgaaattttcattgtatacaaCTTTTGTAATATTGTCCTAGAACTAAGAACAAtgacaaaaatattggaaaattccacggaCGACTATTTTAATAACAGTATCCCTAGTTCACCcagtatctaacaataatttttattgaaaaccagtctaaaattattGCCTTTTGGGTAAGtaatatttgtcgcgcaaaagtgttCCATTTTAGATAATTTCCTAGGAGAAATGCATACTGTGTCTGTCATATTTggcattttccaacttcgataCTCCTTCACAAAATTGCTTAAAATTATATTCCTTATTTCAGCTGCCGAATGTTTGGATGGGGATCAACCAAATAAAAGGCCTCGCACGACAATAACCGCCAAACAATTAGAAACATTAAAAAACGCCTACAACAACAGTCCGAAACCTGCCAGACACGTTAGAGAGCAACTTAGTCAAGACACAGGCTTAGATATGCGAGTAGTACAAGTATGGTTTCAAAATAGGTGAGGATATGAGATAATGCGAGTTCTCAGTGAACTCTGAATTGTGTATTAATACTAATTGATGAATACAGATGAAGTTACAtcgtaattttcatttgtgtttGATACAGTTgaactgaaataaatatttctttgttCTTACTTAAATCTTAGTATGTTAAATTATcatcataatattatattcattttccAATAGGAGAGCAAAGGAAAAAAGACTCAAGAAGGATGCAGGTAGGACGAGATGGAGTCAGTATTTCCGTTCGATGAAAGGAGGGTCTTCACCAAGACATGACAAGCTCATCGACAAGGATGATATGAAGGTTGACTTGGATAGCTTTAGTCACCATGGTGAGAAATTTTCACAGCACTTACAAGAAAATTGATAACAAATAGTAGACTTGTTTCCGACTATACCCCACATAGAATGAATCTTTCTGTACACTTTCGGTATGAATACGTTCGCTGAATTCGCAAAATTAATTTCAGCCAATTCTGAACAGCTATGGTTTTGTGCCTGTCTCTCGGACTTAGTATCCATAAATACTAGTAACAGtcttaaatttcaaattcttaTCCGATTGTAATGGAAATGTGTATGAGTATCCATTTTGGTTCATAGATGGTCCCATACAAATTGAACTTTTCATGATTTTCTTACGCGTATACAAACTGAAATTCCATATGCCTCAATATCTAACTTTTTCCTACTTGGTTGAAATTTGGGTTGAGTCGTAAGTAGTTCTGTAGAAATTGAAGGTTTTCTGAAGCATTTTGCTCTTTGGCGAGGAAGAAAGGTAAAAAGTACGCTTTCCAAGTGTATGTATATCAAAAGATATTACTTATCTGGTTAGTGGCAaaaatgccatccacataaccattgtcaaacagaagatttccttccacgttattacg includes:
- the LOC123678306 gene encoding LIM/homeobox protein Lhx3 isoform X1, whose product is MSILDQSRGLPHLPVLPPGGPPMLPPHPMEGPPSSDVLLALLARNKALEATIPKCGGCHELILDRFILKVADRTWHAKCLQCSECRIQLTDKCFARNGQLFCKEDFFNGCRRFGTKCASCDLGIPPTQVVRRAQDSVYHLQCFSCIICSRQLNTGDEFYLMEDRKLVCKPDYEAAKSKAAECLDGDQPNKRPRTTITAKQLETLKNAYNNSPKPARHVREQLSQDTGLDMRVVQVWFQNRRAKEKRLKKDAGRTRWSQYFRSMKGGSSPRHDKLIDKDDMKVDLDSFSHHDLSDDSYGTVVNMGMDQDGSSPHSVIGRPSFLHGGSSPSYLPGHTPPHGHEHFPYPDQLSVYTGIGQGPPAGMNLSHNLPLGADTDLSNDSSPRGYPDFPPSPDSWLGEPSSAHY
- the LOC123678306 gene encoding LIM/homeobox protein Lhx3 isoform X2, translating into MSILDQSRGLPHLPVLPPGGPPMLPPHPMEGPPSSDVLLALLARNKALEATIPKCGGCHELILDRFILKVADRTWHAKCLQCSECRIQLTDKCFARNGQLFCKEDFFKRFGTKCASCDLGIPPTQVVRRAQDSVYHLQCFSCIICSRQLNTGDEFYLMEDRKLVCKPDYEAAKSKAAECLDGDQPNKRPRTTITAKQLETLKNAYNNSPKPARHVREQLSQDTGLDMRVVQVWFQNRRAKEKRLKKDAGRTRWSQYFRSMKGGSSPRHDKLIDKDDMKVDLDSFSHHDLSDDSYGTVVNMGMDQDGSSPHSVIGRPSFLHGGSSPSYLPGHTPPHGHEHFPYPDQLSVYTGIGQGPPAGMNLSHNLPLGADTDLSNDSSPRGYPDFPPSPDSWLGEPSSAHY
- the LOC123678306 gene encoding LIM/homeobox protein Lhx3 isoform X4: MITRCSEDRDEFDIEMFRVPPISLDGIPKVLLSTIPKCGGCHELILDRFILKVADRTWHAKCLQCSECRIQLTDKCFARNGQLFCKEDFFKRFGTKCASCDLGIPPTQVVRRAQDSVYHLQCFSCIICSRQLNTGDEFYLMEDRKLVCKPDYEAAKSKAAECLDGDQPNKRPRTTITAKQLETLKNAYNNSPKPARHVREQLSQDTGLDMRVVQVWFQNRRAKEKRLKKDAGRTRWSQYFRSMKGGSSPRHDKLIDKDDMKVDLDSFSHHDLSDDSYGTVVNMGMDQDGSSPHSVIGRPSFLHGGSSPSYLPGHTPPHGHEHFPYPDQLSVYTGIGQGPPAGMNLSHNLPLGADTDLSNDSSPRGYPDFPPSPDSWLGEPSSAHY
- the LOC123678306 gene encoding LIM/homeobox protein Lhx3 isoform X3; this encodes MITRCSEDRDEFDIEMFRVPPISLDGIPKVLLSTIPKCGGCHELILDRFILKVADRTWHAKCLQCSECRIQLTDKCFARNGQLFCKEDFFNGCRRFGTKCASCDLGIPPTQVVRRAQDSVYHLQCFSCIICSRQLNTGDEFYLMEDRKLVCKPDYEAAKSKAAECLDGDQPNKRPRTTITAKQLETLKNAYNNSPKPARHVREQLSQDTGLDMRVVQVWFQNRRAKEKRLKKDAGRTRWSQYFRSMKGGSSPRHDKLIDKDDMKVDLDSFSHHDLSDDSYGTVVNMGMDQDGSSPHSVIGRPSFLHGGSSPSYLPGHTPPHGHEHFPYPDQLSVYTGIGQGPPAGMNLSHNLPLGADTDLSNDSSPRGYPDFPPSPDSWLGEPSSAHY